One Aethina tumida isolate Nest 87 chromosome 5, icAetTumi1.1, whole genome shotgun sequence genomic window carries:
- the LOC109600835 gene encoding uncharacterized protein LOC109600835 produces MPSDKKSKTRYNCSYCKKQILSEDVECKVCKEHYHVYCAYRYGTLIFSGSKKLVVCCEKPENIDKLKNTRGCRPNTTSTKTNDNHMMSPCEHGKIYRQLMSKNTNSTICSVQPTKKTISNVIILQKYEIVSGESCSNTDPFSKCDSPSCNNNEDDLNTKDVEADEEPGYTCNIPTCENNIKDNEEGTTILDQQFCKICKKTITKDMVTCRLCRSIYHKTCVFEVNNLVILSQRSVICCSNSINDSLSKYLNGSFIKELERKGSKTSGDQPDKKLYVVCDSKVIDEEDNADPCVENCIDKCSEIPENDEGNQESFTGTRSVSFAGGPKVPLCQTKKISLEAVPEGVEQQEQPKQAGCHMKKESTKEQPDELRPSQKSEAEEKSEKPKSLEQEIEPIEGQQEFEVVEQKIEEKRKSESPTPSDEQTKQTEGETKKLACVTKREDPEPRGEEKQPFECEIKKFACVTKREDTEPLGEEIEPDGTELLEEEIEETDTQVKKTCGMKSEDAKPLEDDQLRGEDKDKDEVKKSGCGVKAEEKEPLEADQPRSSTASKKEAIKSEETGDAEVKKTGCGIKSEDVKPLKGDQPQVEDTEVKKPGCGVKVEEKKPLEADEPRSSTASKKEAIMSEETGDAKPVEDDQLKAGDTEVKSGCGAKKEEEKPPEAAQPEEVVKEKENDDISLEYSMVSEVSKDESIKSKTEEEEDICLGCEQPCIDECLCPRKDPKRKSTRPSCVSGIGIPSDKKQSIKSETEEEDDICIGCENPCIDECLCPRKDPKRKSTRPSCVSGIGIPSDKKQSIKSETEEEDDICIGCENPCIDECLCPRKDPKRKSTRPSCVSGIGIPSDKKQSIKSETEEEDDICIGCENPCIDECLCPRKDPKRKSTRPSCVSGIGIPSDKKQSIKSETEEEDDICIGCENPCIDECLCTRKDPTRMSTRPSCVSNIVIPSDKKESIKSEIDEEDDICIGCENPCIDECLCTRKDPSRMSTRPSCVSGIGIPSDKKQPIKSETEEEDDICLGCENPCIDECLCPRKDPTRMSTRPSCVSNIVIPSDKKESIKSEIEEEDDICIGCENPCIDECLCVREDPTRRSIRPSCMSGIDMPPDVKKHSVKDEGKKKVSDGSLSVEIKTDALDDDEYEECFGCDEPCLDECLCPTKDPTRRSTRPSCLSGITVPSDKKHSVKSKTEEEDDICIGCENPCYDECLCPRKDPTRMSTRPSCVSGIGIPSDKKQSIKSETEEEDDICIGCENPCIDECLCPRKDPKRKSTRPSCVSGIGIPSDKKQSIKSETEEEDDICIGCENPCIDECLCPRKDPTRMSTRPSCVSSIVIQSDKKQSIKSKTEEEDDICLGCDKPCIDECLCTREDPTRRSIRPSCLSGLNLPPDKQKQSITNEGDVGSSSLEIKSDLLDYEEEENECIGCEEPCIDECLCPKKDPKKLTARASCISGSIAVKKSVVEDTKPVKADKPQTRDVGTLTVLTGVIDCIGCKEPCINVCACPLVGKSAVNGAPSCLSNFAARQLYPEHETTVNYFIQEERPKVLLDDKGVNVDMPEEGNEYCNEVKCQCPEDVEVPSEIDFLRMKGGNTNDSEISSDQYSELSNESHPLDMNSKKCQVSKEISCHLNNTFMSCALKQLANKALVNKSVDNIKNELHNSDTLIQQKKKIGSNLYTSWREPQLKKMRENARNVILSIKETECHTLKPKHGTVNIKRCNNKSTGKKIGNHNKELQAARQEDIANRILNSVQIDCHLDSTNSEAVTPPEDDAEKRYIKQRETEDKIKGDIQLLEAQWTDEYEKSKKTVAGPAYEKKRKKHKSKKVEKKGEIGEIKIEHKELEKKNCEETQSDGKDQQEKEQITDNIEQNEKPKEVKKEQKIDYTTLNEEYNKEQKNELHKEAIKGNKKEEPKNKDEEGKKKGGFFLTLSKKINNIP; encoded by the coding sequence ATGCCATcagataaaaaatcaaaaacaagaTACAACTGCTCCTATTGCAAAAAGCAAATCCTGAGCGAAGATGTAGAGTGCAAAGTTTGCAAGGAGCATTATCATGTGTATTGTGCGTACAGATATGGCACTCTCATCTTCTCTGGGTCGAAAAAGCTGGTGGTGTGCTGTGAAAAACCGGAAAACATCGACAAGCTAAAAAACACAAGGGGATGTCGGCCTAACACTACTTCAACAAAAACTAATGACAATCATATGATGTCACCATGCGAGCATGGAAAGATATACAGACAATTGATgagtaaaaatacaaatagtaCTATATGCTCAGTACAACCAACTAAAAAAACAATCAGTAACGTAATTATTttgcaaaaatatgaaattgtatCAGGTGAATCGTGTTCTAATACCGATCCATTCTCAAAATGTGATAGTCCCTCATGCAACAATAATGAGGatgatttaaatactaaagatGTCGAGGCTGATGAAGAACCTGGTTATACATGCAATATTCCAACatgtgaaaataatataaaagataatGAAGAGGGTACAACAATACTAGatcaacaattttgtaaaatctgCAAAAAAACCATTACTAAAGACATGGTCACGTGTAGACTTTGTCGGAGTATATACCATAAAACCTGTGTATTCGAAGTAAACAATTTAGTTATTCTAAGTCAGAGATCAGTTATTTGTTGTAGCAATTCTATCAACGATTCTCtatcaaaatatctaaatgGATCATTCATCAAAGAATTGGAAAGGAAAGGGTCCAAGACATCGGGTGACCAACCCGACAAAAAGTTATATGTGGTATGTGATTCAAAAGTAATCGATGAAGAAGATAATGCAGATCCTTGCGTAGAAAATTGTATAGATAAATGCTCAGAAATACCTGAAAATGATGAAGGAAATCAAGAAAGTTTTACTGGTACTCGATCAGTATCATTTGCGGGGGGTCCCAAAGTACCTCTTTGTCAAACGAAAAAAATATCACTAGAAGCTGTCCCAGAGGGTGTTGAACAACAAGAACAGCCGAAACAAGCAGGTTGTCATATGAAAAAGGAATCAACAAAAGAGCAACCAGATGAATTGAGACCATCGCAGAAATCTGAAGCTGAAGAAAAATCTGAAAAGCCGAAATCATTGGAACAAGAAATTGAGCCAATTGAAGGGCAACAAGAATTTGAAGTTGTGGAACAAAAAATCGAAGAAAAGCGGAAGTCTGAAAGTCCAACACCTTCGGATGAACAAACTAAACAAACTGAaggcgaaacaaaaaaattggctTGTGTCACAAAGCGTGAAGATCCGGAACCAAGGGGGGAAGAAAAGCAACCATTTGAAtgcgaaataaaaaaatttgcttGTGTCACAAAACGTGAAGATACGGAACCATTGGGAGAAGAAATAGAACCAGATGGTACAGAATTATTGGAGGAAGAAATCGAGGAAACTGATACACAAGTGAAAAAGACATGTGGCATGAAATCTGAAGATGCTAAACCATTGGAAGACGACCAACTCCGGGGGGAAGATAAAGATAAAGATGAAGTGAAAAAATCTGGTTGTGGTGTAAAAGCAGAAGAAAAGGAACCATTAGAAGCTGACCAACCTCGAAGTAGCACAGCTAGTAAAAAAGAGGCCATTAAGTCTGAGGAGACGGGAGATGCAGAAGTGAAAAAGACTGGTTGTGGCATAAAATCTGAAGATGTTAAACCATTAAAAGGTGACCAACCTCAGGTGGAAGATACTGAAGTGAAAAAGCCTGGCTGTGGTGTAAAAGTAGAAGAAAAGAAACCATTAGAAGCTGATGAACCCCGAAGTAGTACTGCCAGTAAAAAAGAAGCCATTATGTCTGAGGAGACGGGAGATGCTAAACCAGTGGAAGATGACCAACTTAAGGCGGGAGATACTGAAGTGAAGTCTGGTTGTGGTGCTaagaaagaagaagaaaaaccCCCAGAAGCTGCCCAACCTGAAGAAGTAGTAAAAGAGAAGGAAAATGATGATATATCTTTGGAATATTCAATGGTGAGCGAAGTATCAAAAGATGAgtctataaaaagtaaaacagaAGAGGAGGAAGATATATGTTTAGGATGTGAACAACCTTGTATCGATGAGTGTTTGTGTCCTAGAAAAGATCCTAAAAGAAAGAGTACAAGACCAAGTTGTGTTAGTGGTATTGGGATACCATCTGATAAGAAACAGtcaataaaaagtgaaactgAAGAGGAAGACGACATATGTATTGGATGTGAAAACCCTTGTATCGATGAGTGTTTGTGTCCTAGAAAAGATCCTAAAAGAAAGAGTACAAGACCAAGTTGTGTTAGTGGTATTGGGATACCATCTGATAAGAAACAGtcaataaaaagtgaaactgAAGAGGAAGACGACATATGTATTGGATGTGAAAACCCTTGTATCGATGAGTGTTTGTGTCCTAGAAAAGATCCTAAAAGAAAGAGTACAAGACCAAGTTGTGTTAGTGGTATTGGGATACCATCTGATAAGAAACAGtcaataaaaagtgaaactgAAGAGGAAGACGACATATGTATTGGATGTGAAAACCCTTGTATCGATGAGTGTTTGTGTCCTAGAAAAGATCCTAAAAGAAAGAGTACAAGACCAAGTTGTGTTAGTGGTATTGGGATACCATCTGATAAGAAACAGtcaataaaaagtgaaactgAAGAGGAAGACGACATATGTATTGGATGTGAAAACCCTTGTATCGATGAGTGTTTGTGTACTAGAAAAGATCCCACTAGAATGAGTACAAGACCAAGCTGCGTCAGTAATATAGTGATACCATCTGATAAGAAAGAGTcaataaaaagtgaaattgATGAAGAAGATGACATATGTATAGGATGTGAAAACCCCTGTATCGATGAGTGTTTGTGTACTAGAAAAGATCCCAGTAGAATGAGTACAAGACCAAGTTGTGTTAGTGGTATTGGGATACCCTCTGATAAGAAACAGCcaataaaaagtgaaactgAAGAGGAAGATGACATATGTTTGGGATGTGAAAACCCTTGTATCGATGAGTGTTTATGCCCTAGAAAAGATCCCACTAGAATGAGTACAAGACCAAGCTGCGTCAGTAATATAGTGATACCATCTGATAAGAAAGAGTcaataaaaagtgaaattgAGGAAGAAGATGACATATGTATAGGATGTGAAAACCCTTGTATCGATGAGTGTTTATGTGTTAGAGAAGATCCTACAAGAAGAAGCATAAGACCCAGCTGTATGAGTGGTATAGATATGCCACCAGATGTGAAAAAACATTCAGTTAAAGATGAAGGTAAGAAAAAAGTGTCTGACGGTAGTTTATCAGTGGAAATTAAAACCGATGCACTAGATGATGATGAATACGAAGAATGTTTTGGATGTGATGAGCCTTGCTTAGATGAATGTCTATGTCCTACTAAAGATCCTACTAGACGTAGTACAAGACCAAGTTGTTTAAGTGGCATAACGGTTCCATCTGATAAAAAACACTCAGTAAAAAGTAAAACGGAGGAGGAAGATGACATATGTATAGGATGTGAAAACCCTTGTTACGATGAGTGTTTGTGTCCTAGAAAAGATCCCACTAGAATGAGTACAAGACCAAGTTGTGTTAGTGGTATTGGGATACCATCTGATAAGAAACAGtcaataaaaagtgaaactgAAGAGGAAGACGACATATGTATTGGATGTGAAAACCCTTGTATCGATGAGTGTTTGTGTCCTAGAAAAGATCCTAAAAGAAAGAGTACAAGACCAAGTTGTGTTAGTGGTATTGGGATACCATCTGATAAGAAACAGTCAATAAAGAGTGAAACTGAGGAGGAAGATGACATTTGTATAGGATGTGAAAATCCTTGTATAGATGAGTGCTTGTGTCCTAGGAAAGATCCCACTAGAATGAGTACAAGACCAAGCTGCGTCAGTAGTATTGTAATACAATCTGATAAGAAACAgtcaataaaaagtaaaactgaAGAAGAAGATGACATATGTTTAGGGTGTGATAAACCCTGTATTGATGAGTGTTTATGTACTAGAGAAGATCCTACTAGAAGAAGTATAAGACCAAGTTGTTTAAGTGGTTTGAATTTACCACCTGACAAACAGAAACAGTCAATCACTAATGAAGGAGATGTTGGAAGTAGTTCATTGGAAATCAAGTCCGATTTACTTGATTATGAAGAAGAGGAAAATGAATGCATTGGATGTGAAGAGCCCTGCATAGATGAATGTTTGTGTCCTAAAAAAGATCCTAAGAAATTGACCGCCAGAGCTAGTTGCATAAGCGGAAGTATTGCAGTAAAGAAATCGGTTGTAGAGGACACTAAACCTGTGAAAGCAGATAAACCGCAGACAAGAGATGTTGGAACATTAACAGTTTTGACGGGGGTAATTGATTGTATTGGTTGTAAGGAACCTTGCATAAATGTGTGCGCATGTCCTTTGGTGGGCAAATCTGCCGTGAATGGAGCACCTAGttgtttaagtaattttgCCGCAAGACAACTCTATCCAGAACATGAAACaacagttaattattttatacaagaaGAAAGACCAAAGGTTTTGTTAGACGATAAAGGAGTAAATGTAGATATGCCTGAAGAAGGTAATGAGTATTGTAATGAGGTTAAATGTCAATGTCCAGAAGATGTAGAAGTACCTtcagaaattgattttttgagaATGAAAGGAGGTAATACCAATGACTCAGAAATTTCATCTGATCAGTATTCTGAACTGTCGAACGAGAGCCATCCACTGGATATGAACTCTAAGAAATGTCAAGTTTCAAAAGAAATTAGTTGTCAtcttaataatacatttatgtcGTGTGCCCTTAAGCAGCTTGCAAATAAAGCTTTGGTCAATAAAAGTGTGGATAATATTAAGAATGAACTACATAACTCCGACACATTGATTCaacagaaaaagaaaattggaaGCAACCTATATACATCTTGGCGTGAACctcaattaaaaaagatgaGAGAAAACGCAAGAAATGTAATTCTGAGTATAAAAGAAACAGAATGTCATACATTAAAGCCCAAACATGGAACtgtgaatattaaaagatgtaataataaaagcaCTGGAAAGAAAATTGGAAATCATAATAAAGAGTTACAAGCTGCTAGACAAGAAGACATAGCTAATCGAATATTGAATTCAGTACAAATAGATTGTCATCTTGATTCTACAAATTCGGAAGCTGTTACACCACCTGAAGATGACGCGGAGAAACGGTATATCAAGCAAAGAGAAACGGAGGACAAAATTAAAGGGGATATTCAATTACTGGAAGCTCAATGGACTGATGAGTATGAAAAATCGAAGAAAACTGTTGCTGGGCCAGCATATGAAAAAAAGCGTAAGAagcataaaagtaaaaaagtagAGAAAAAGGGCGAGATTGgcgaaattaaaatagaacatAAAGAACTTGAGAAGAAAAATTGTGAAGAGACACAGAGTGATGGGAAAGATCAACAAGAAAAGGAACAAATTACTGACAATATAGAACAGAATGAAAAACCCAAAGAAgtgaaaaaagaacaaaaaattgacTACACAACCCTAAATGAAGAGTACAATAAAGAACAGAAAAATGAACTACATAAAGAAGCgataaaaggaaataaaaaagaggAGCCAAAAAACAAAGATGAAGAAGGGAAGAAGAAAGGaggattttttttaacacttagtaaaaaaataaataatataccatAA